The proteins below come from a single Sorghum bicolor cultivar BTx623 chromosome 4, Sorghum_bicolor_NCBIv3, whole genome shotgun sequence genomic window:
- the LOC110435160 gene encoding uncharacterized protein LOC110435160, translated as MQNFGFKCISNEADLICELLKHGAKATDGIIQQSSMIRMCTLSLMHLQLQGFHAIDAAAAMVGITKECKLMCDWIKKEDKLITFGFFTRHRLEECRLIRIRTLDVMLSILKGSSFPPSKMWLDLVANN; from the exons ATGCAAAACTTTGGTTTCAAGTGTATTAGCAACGAGGCTGACCTGATATGTGAGCTTCTAAAGCATGGTGCTAAGGCTACTGATGGCATCATCCAGCAGAGCAGCATGATCCGCATGTGCACCTTGAGCCTTATGCACCTACAACTACAAGGATTCCATGCCATTGATGCCGCCGCAGCCATGGTG GGCATCACAAAAGAGTGCAAATTGAtgtgtgattggataaaaaaagaGGACAAGCTTATCACCTTTGGCTTTTTCACACGGCACAGGCTTGAGGAATGCCGCTTGATTCGCATCAGAACCTTGGATGTTATGCTCAGCATACTGAAAGGGTCTTCCTTTCCTCCTTCCAAG ATGTGGCTTGATCTAGTGGCTAATAACTAG